TGTGAGAGCTCTGCCGTTTGTGGCTCTGTGTGTCACTGACCAGAGTCGTTGTAACAGCACCATCCCGATCCGTCGTTCTCAGCAAGAGAGCTGTGAAGGGGCCATCTTGACGATCCCACTGTGGTTACATACTGCATACAGTCTACCTttaacctggagagagagagagagaggagacagagacagagagagagagagaggagagagggggacagagaggagagggggacagagagagagagggacagagagagagagagagagacagagagagagagagagagagagagagggggacagagagagagagagagagagacagagacagagacagagacagagacagagacagagacagagaggcagagacagagagagagagagagagaggagagagagagagagagagagagagagagagagagagcagagagaggagagagagagggacagagagagagagagatagagacagagggaggagtcACAAGAAcacatcttattttcaatgacggcctgggaacagtgggctaactgcctgttcaggggcagacacagatttgtaccttgtcagctcgggtttgaactcgcaaccttcctggttactagtccaacgctctaaccaccaggctaccctgccgcctacactctaaccactaggctacctaccccctctacactcctaaccactaggctacctaccccctctacactctaaccctttcagagctacctgcctcctctacactctaaccactgggccctgcctctacactctaaccacaggctacctgccacctctgcactctaaccactagcttaccttgccgcctctacactctaaccactggctgcCTACCACTTCGACTACACAAAAATAAAAATGGCTAAAGAGAGAATGAGATCAGAAAGACagagcaggggaggaggagggagaaagacagagcaggggaggagaaaagacagagcaggaggaggagggagaaagacagagcagggaggaggagggagaaagacagagcaggggaggaggaggagaaagacagagcagggaggagggaaagacaAGAGGTAATGGGAAATATAAAgagagcaggggaggaggaggagaagacaaGAGGTAATGGGAAATATaaaggcaggaggaggagggagggaagacaaaGAGGTCATGGGAAATataaagagagacaggaggaggagggagaaagacaagaggtcATGGGAAATATAAAgagagcaggggaggaggagggaggaagacaagAGGTCATGGGAAATATAAAGAgagcaggggaggaggaagacaagAGGTCATGGGAAATATAAAGAgagcaggggaggaggaagacaagAGGTCATGGGAAATATAAAgagagcaggggaggaggagggagaaagacaagaggtcATGGGAAATATAaagagagcagggggaggaggaAAGACAAGAGGTCATGGGAAATAtaaagagagcagaggaggaagaCAAGAGGTCATGGGAAATATAAAgagagcaggggaggaggagggagaaagacaagaggtcATGGGAAATATAAAGAGAGCAGGGGAGGAGAAAGACAAGAGGTCATGGGAAATATAAAgagagcaggggaggaggagggagaaagacaagaggtcATGGGAAATATAAAGAgagcaggggaggaggaagacaagAGGTCATGGGAAATATAAAgagagcaggggaggaggagggagaaagacagagcaggggaggaggagggagaaagacagagcaggggaggaggagggagcgatagaaagagagactctgggttcgagcccaggcccTGTCGCAGCCGCGAcagggaggtccatggggcgcgCACAGTGGCCTGGcatgtccgggtttggccggtaggatatcattgtctcatcgcgctctagcgactctagtggcgggccgggcgcagtgcacgctgaccagggcGCCAGGTGTTtcctcctccgacacattggtgcggctggcttccaggtgttatggtgtttcctcctccgacacattggtgcggctggcttccaggtgttatggtgtttcctcctccgacacattggtgcggctggcttccaggtgttatggtgtttcctcctccgacacattggtgcggctggcttccaggtgttatggtgtttcctcctccgacacattggtgcggctggcttccaggttggatgcgcgaGGTAATGGGAAATAtaaagagagcaggggagaggagggagaaagactgttgggttgtgtttcggacgcgtgactttcaaccttcatctctcccgagccccgTACGggtgttgtagcgatgagacaagataggaactactaacaattggataccacgacgTTGGGGAGcaaaaaggtgtaaaaaaataaaacacttttttATAAAAAGAAAGAAGAGAAATGGAGATACAGTATAACGACAAGTATCCATGAAAAGACTGACCAGGGAATTTTGATGCCACCTGTTTCAGCCACTTCAAAATCCGTTTAGAccgagaagaggaggagacaggttttaaagcctcgagacaattgagacatggattgggtatgtgtgccattcagagggtgaaggggCAAGAGAAacgattgaagtgcctttgaacggggtatggtagtaggtgcctttgaacggggtatggtagtaggtgcctttgaacggggtatggtagtaggtgcctttgaacggggtatggtagtaggtgccaggagtgtcaagaactgcaacgctgctgggtttttccacgctcagtttcccatgtgtatcaaagaatggtccaccacccaaaggacatctagccaactgtgggaagcattggcgtcaacatgggccagcatccctgtggaacgctttcgacaccttgtagagtcaacatggaccagcatccctgtggaacgctccCTGAGGACacccttgtagagtcaacatggaccagcatccctgtgggcgCACcatcaccttgtagagtcaacatggaccagcatccctgtggaacgctttagacaccttgtagagtcaacatggaccagcatccctgtggaacgctttcaacaccttgtagcgTTCATCCCCCACTGAATTGGGGCTGTTCTGAGGAAAAATGTTTTGtacaagagacagagaggagagacagagagggagagagagatagagacagagaggtagagacagagagagagacagagagagagagagacagagcggtagagacagagaggtagagacagagaggtagagacagacagagacagacagacagagacagacagagagagacagacagagagagacagagagagagagacagggagagacagagaggagagagagacagagaggtagagacagagagagagaggggtagagaggtagagacagagagagagagaagagagagaggggtaagagaggtagagacagaggtagagacagagagggagagacagagagagacagagacagagagagacagagaggtagagacagaggtagagacagaggtagagacagaggtagagacagaggtagagacagagtgagacagggagagacagagagagagagagacagggagagacagaggagagagagagagacagagagacaggagagagagacagagaggtagagacagagagagagagacagagagagagagacagagagagagagagagagaggggtagagaggtagagacagagagagagagacagagagagagagagagagacagggagagacagagaggagagagagacagagaggtagagacagagagagagagagacagagagagagaggggtagagacagagagagagagacagagattaccACAGTCGACCGGTCCGTAGGGCCCCAAATCCAGGCTGGTCAGAGGGAAGGAGACACACACTGTACTCCGACACACCATATACCGTGACATGGCAAACCGGTTCAGATCTAATACACTGATGTTAAGGTCTTTGACGTCAACCACTACTGCAAGTGAGGTAGGTAGATGAGGAAGTGTTGCTAAGTTAGCGTTACTAAGGATACGCATGACGATGACCTGTGGGAATCTCTGGATGGTCAGCCTCTTGGtgctctctgtccgtctgttaCACCTCTCGCAcatctgcaacacacacacacacacacacacacacacacacacatttgaaatACACACTGAATGGAGGAACAATGTCACAGGCTAGGGTGTTGATATTCTCCATCCATGAAAACTGTCTTTCTCAATGGTTTTCTACTCTCAGAGAAAAACGATCAGACCTCATGTTCAAATACTTTTTGAGTGTTTGTTTgagtctgcctggagtgccaaTGGGGCCCTAACCTAATGGGCGGGGTTTGAAGTTTTTGGGACCTTTCTATTGGTTTATTAAGCCTGGCCAGCTCTAACAGGCATAAAGACAAAGTATTTGAAATGAACTTTTCAAGGTGTCTCCCGTAAGTACATGGAGTGACCAGCCAGGGAGTTCAACGCTGGGGAGTACATGGAGTAGCCAGCCAGAACGCTGGGGAGTACATGGAGTAGCCAGCCAGAACGCTGGGGAGTACATGGAGTAGCCAGCCAGAACGCTGGGGAGTACATGGAGTAGCCAGCCAGGGAGTTCAACGCTGGGGAGTACATGGAGTAGCCAGCCAGAACGCTGGGGAGTACATGGAGTAGCCAGCCAGGGAGTTCAACGCTGGGGAGGCCCAGAGGCCCCCTGACATTTCAACGCTGGGGAGTTGGAGAAGCAGCTCAGGGATGTCAACGCTGGGGACATTGTAATGATTTGATTCCAACCAGGAAATACACAGATAAATTATTGAATACTTTAACGACTTTACCTCCCAGATTGGTCAAAATAAGTAAAAGGGTATGAGAGATAGAAAGACATGTATGAATTCACACTGTACTCCTACACACCATATACCGTGACATGGCAAACCGGTTCAGTTCAACACTGATGTTACATGGTCTTTGACGCCAACCACTACTGCAAGTGAGGTAGGTAGATGATTGGCTATCGCCTCATGGGTGAGACGGGGGCTGATTGGTGTCACAGCTTTTGTCCATTCCAACAAACACAGcttcattttacatttaagtcatttagcagacgctcttatccagagcgagttcaacaaattggtgctttcaccttatggaCCTAGCCAGTGGAACaggtgcatctaaatcttttcaggggaggggggtgagagggattactttatcctatcctagggggccttaaagaggtggggtttcaggtgtctccggaaggtggtgattgactcgctGTCCTGgacgtcgtgagggagtttgttccaccattggggggccagagcagcagaacagttttgactgggctgagcgggaactgtacttcccagtggtagggaggcgagcaggccagaggtggatgaacgcagtgcccttgaatttgggtgtagggcctgatcagagcctggaggtactgatgcCGGTTCCCCTCACATACACTGATGCACCATGGTctttagcggatgcgagcttcaactggaagccagtggagggagcagaggagcggggtgacgtgagagaacttgggaaggttgaattACCCACCCTTTACTAGCTTATACGATCAGGTCTGTTTTCTATGgaactaaatattttttttaacatttaaaCCTTTCTTCTCTTGAGATTAAAAGGCATATTCACAGTTTAACCGCAAGTTGTTCTTCAAAGTGTGTATTATATTGGTTTGAACACTTAAGAGTAAGGAAAGAAATGTTTCAtattgtaatttgggtgaactattccTTTAACAGTTAGGCCTGTGAATGGATCACTGTTAGGTTGGGGTTGTCAGGACACCCACAGTGATTGATTGACAGGTCTGAAACCCTACCAACTCTGTGACTCATAGACATCCTGCTGACAAGGGAAGGCAGTAGATTAGTCATTTAGTCAGAAAAACTAGCCGTCTACCCTTTGAATTTAATTTGTggcaaaaaaaaaactaaatataaTCTCCTCTTTCACTTCAGTTTATTGTAGCGAAAACAGACAAAGGTTGTGTTCTGTTATATTTACATGGATTCCCTGTGGAAGAAAAAAATATAGAAttgaaattttttttttttttttttaaatgcaaaaaTGTTGTTCACCCCGTTTTATTCAAAGTCAGACAGCGAGGAATAGACCTGCTTGTTATGGCCTCTGCTACACACAAAGCAGCAGTCTCCATGGTGGacacagtaggcctatatccATATATTTAATATTACTATAAGTATCATGACATTAGCTTATATATCCTTTCATCGTTTTTTCTTATTTCCTATTTTTTTGGGGACCAGAATGagtctctctgtccaccacctatTGTTCCTGCATCTGCAGATAAACGCTAAGAAGTCGTAAGCCTGTCAGTGTGCAAATTAAGGAGCCAATTGAACTGCTCTCACACCGATGCGATTCGGTTCAGTTTTACCTAAAAGACCAGTTCAAAAAATAGTCTTTGTTCGAGAGGTGTCCGGCTGGATGTCATCTCTCAGAGGAGATGGTTCAGGGTCTCTATGTTGCTGATAGGTCATCAGAGCAGATGGTTCAGGGTCTCTATGTTGCTGATAGGTCACCAGGGCAGATGGTtcagggtctctatgctgctgATAGGTCATCAGAGCAGATGGTTCAGGGTCTCTATGTTGCTGACAGGTCATCAGAGCAGATGGTTCAGGGTCTCTATGTTGCTGATAGGTCATCAGAGCAGATGGTtcagggtctctatgctgctgATAGGTCATCAGAGCAGATGGTtcagggtctctatgctgctgATAGGTCATCAGAGCAGATGGTTCAGGGTCTCTATGTTGCTGATAGGTCATCAGAGCAGATGGTtcagggtctctatgctgctgATAGGTCATCTCtcagggtctctatgctgctgACAGGTCATCAGAGCAGATGGTTCAGGGTCTCTATGTTGCTGATAGGTCATCAGAGCAGATGGTtcagggtctctatgctgctgATAGGTCATCAGAGCAGATGGTTCAGGGTCTCTATGTTGCTGACAGGTCATCAGAGCAGATGGTtcagggtctctatgctgctgATAGGTCATCTCtcagggtctctatgctgctgATAGGTCATCAGAGCAGATGGTtcagggtctctatgctgctgATAGGTCATCAGAGCAGATGGTtcagggtctctatgctgctgATAGGTCATCAGAGCAGATGGTtcagggtctctatgctgctgATAGGTCATCAGAGCAGATGGTTCAGGGTCTCTATGTTGCTGATAGGTCATCAGAGCAGATGGTtcagggtctctatgctgctgATAGGTCATCAGAGCAGATGGTtcagggtctctatgctgctgATAGGTCATCTCtcagggtctctatgctgctgATAGGTCATCAGAGCAGATGGTtcagggtctctatgctgctgATAGGTCATCAGAGCAGATGGTtcagggtctctatgctgctgATAGGTCATCAGAGCAGATGTTtcagggtctctatgctgctgATAGGTCATCTCTGAGGAAAAGTGGGGGTGTCGAAAGGAGTGTACGTTTAGAAAGGAACCATATAAAAACAATTATAAGTCTTTGCTTGGTaaagccttatctcagctcactggtcaccatagcagcacccacccacccGTTCCCTACCGGTAGGGGACGTTCCAGACACGGCTACCTGTAGGGGACGTTCCAGACACGGCTACCTGTAGGGGACGTTCCAGACACGGCTACCTGTAGGGGACGTTCCAGACACGGCTACCTGTAGGGGACGTTCCAGACACGGCTACCTGTAGGGGACGTTCCAGACACGGCTACCTGTAGGGGACGTTCCAGACACTGCTACCGGTGGGGGACGTTCCAGACACTGCTACCGGTGGGGGACGTTCCAGACACGGCTACCGGTGGGGGACGTTCCAGACACGGCTACCGGTGGGGGACGTTCCAGACACGGCTACCGGTGGGGGACGTTCCAGACACGGCTACCGGTGGGGGACGTTCCAGACACGGCTACCGGTGGGGGACGTTCCAGACACTGCTACCTGTAGGGGACGTTCCAGACACGGCTACCTGTAGGGGACGTTCCAGACACGGCTACCTGTAGGGGACGTTCCAGACACGGCTACCTGTAGGGGACGTTCCAGACACGGCTACCTGTAGGGGACGTTCCAGACACTGCTACCGGTGGGGGACGTTCCAGACACTGCTACCGGTGGGGGACGTTCCAGACACTGCTACCGGTGGGGGACGTTCCAGACACTGCTACCGGTGGGGGACGTTCCAGACACTGCTACCTGTAGGGGACGTTCCAGACACTGCTACCTGTAGGGGACGTTCCAGACACTGCTACCGGTGGGGGACGTTCCAGACACTGCTACCGGTGGGGGACGTTCCAGACACTGCTACCGGTGGGGGACGTTCCAGACACTGCTACCTGTAGGGGACGCCCAGACACTGCTACCTGTAGGGACGTTCCAGACACTGCTACCGGTGGGGGACGTTCCAGACACTGCTACCGGTGGGGGACGTTCCAGACACGGCTACCGGTGGGGGACGTTCCAGACACTGCTACCGGTAGGGGACGTTCCAGACACTGCTACCGGTAGGGGACGTTCCAGACACTGCTACCTGTAGGGGACGTTCCAGACACTGCTACCTGTAGGGGACGTTCCAGACACTGCTACCTGTAGGGGACGTTCCAGACACTGCTACCGGTGGGGGACGTTCCAGACACTGCTACCGGTGGGGGACGTTCCAGACACTGCTACCGGTGGGGGACGTTCCAGACACTGCTACCGGTGGGGGACGTTCCAGACACGGCTACCTGTATGGGACGTTCCAGACACGGCTACCGGTGGGGGACGTTCCAGACACTGCTACCGGTGGGGGACGTTCCAGACACTGCTACCGGTGGGGGACGTTCCAGACACTGCTACCGGTGGGGGACGTTCCAGACACTGCTACCGGTAGGGGACGTTCCAGACACTGCTACCGGTAGGGGACGTTCCAGACACTGCTACCGGTAGGGGACGTTCCAGACACTGCTACCGGTAGGGGACGTTCCAGACACTGCTACCGGTAGGGGACGTTCCAGACACTGCTACCGGTAGGGGACGTTCCAGACACTGCTACCGGTAGGGGACGTTCCAGACACTGCTACCGGTAGGGGACGTTCCAGACACTGCTACCGGTAGGGGACGTTCCAGACACTGCTACCGGTAGGGGACGTTCCAGACACTGCTACCGGTAGGGGACGTTCCAGACACGGCTACCGGTGGGGGACGTTCCAGACACGGCTACCGGTGGGGGACGTTCCAGACACGGCTACCGGTGGGGGACGTTCCAGACACGGCTACCTGTAGGGGACGTTCCAGACACGGCTACCGGTAGGGGACGTTCCAGACACGGCTACCGGTAGGGGACGTTCCAGACACGGCTACCTGTAGGGGACGTTCCAGACACGGCTACCGGTGGGGGACGTTCCAGACACGGCTACCGGTGGGGGACGTTCCAGACACGGCTACCGGTGGGGGACGTTCCAGACACGGCTACCGGTGGGGACGTTCCAGACACGGCTACCGGTGGGGACGTTCCAGACACGGCTACCGGTGGGGACGTTCCAGACACGGCTACCGGTGGGGACGTTCCAGATACGGCTACCGGTGGGGACGTTCCAGACACGGCTACCGGTGGGGACGCTCCAGACACGGCTACCTGTAGGGGACGTTCCAGACACGGCTACCTGTAGGGGACGTTCCAGACACGGCTACCGGTGGGGGACGTTCCAGACACGGCTACCGGTGGGGGACGTTCCAGACACGGCTACCTGTAGGGGACGTTCCAGACACTGCTACCGGTAGGGGACGTTCCAGACACGGCTACCTGTAGGGGACGTTCTAGACACTGCTACCTGTAGGGGACGTTCCAGACACGGCTACCGGTGGGGGACGTTCCAGACACGGCTACCTGTAGGGGACGTTCCAGACACGGCTACCTGTAGGGGACGTTCCAGACACGGCTACCTGTAGGGGACGTTCCAGACACGGCTACCTGTAGGGGACGTTCCAGACACGGCTACCTGTAGGGGACGTTCCAGACACGGCTACCTGTAGGGGACGTTCCAGACACGGCTACCTGTAGGGACGTTCTTAAAGACACGGCTACCGGTAGGGGACGCTCCAGACACGGCTACCTGTAGGGACGCTCCAGACACTGCTACCTGTAGGGGACGTTCCAGACACGGCTACCGGTGGGGGACGCCCAGACACGGCTACCTGTAGGGGACGTTCCAGACACGGCTACCTGTAGGGGACGCCCAGACACGGCTACCTGTAGGGGACGTTCCAGACACGGCTACCTGTAGGGGACGTTCAGACACTGCCACCTGTAGGGGACGTTCCAGACACGGCCACCGGTGGGGACGTTCCAGACACGGCCACCTGTAGGGGACGTTCCAGACACGGCTACCTGTAGGGGACGTTCCAGACACGGCTACCTGTAGGGGACGTTCCAGACACGGCTACCTGTAGGGGACGTTCTAGACACTGCTACCTGTAGGGGACGTTCCAGACAAGGCTACCGGTGGGGGACGTTCCAGACGTATCCACTCCCTGAGAGATGACCGGCCCCGAGAGATGACCGGCCCCGAGAGATGACCGGCCCCGAGAGATGACCGGCCCCGAGAGATGACCGGCCCCGAGAGATGACTGCCCGAGAGatgagaggccagagagagatgACCAGAGCGAGAGATGACCGGCCCCGAGAGATGACCGGCCCCGAGAGATGACCGGCCCCGAGAGATGACCGGCCCCGAGAGATGACCGGCCCCGAGAGATGACCGGCCCCGAGAGATGACCGGCCCCGAGAGATGACGTAAACAGCTGGACCCTATTGCTTTGTTCCTGAACATCCCAACTCAATCAGGCTACACTGACAAGTCACTTTAGCGGTCACCGGCAGGACTTGAATACTAGGAAAACACAAACAAGATATTTGGTTTACTGTCTAGATGAGATACCATGGACATATAACGTTGTTGTTGGATTTATGAATAGCAAAGTGGTTTAGGAGATTGACTTTATTCAGTTGGCCGAGTTAATGAAGGGGAAAAAGTAGCTTGTTTAGTACTTCTGGAAAACACTGAAAAAATACAGTGTTGTCTTACGGGAGCGTTCTCCTCGTCCAGCTTCTCTTCCTGTGTGAACAGATCAAGACACTCCCTCAGAGACCCGCCCCCTGCTGCACTCCTCTTAGGGACGGGTAGAGACAGGTCACAGAAGACGTCGAAGCAGGTGGAGTagtgagaacacacagagcagtgGAGAGAACTACGCAGCTGACCTGTAAACAGAtctgagagcgagacagacagagagacagacagagacacagacagagagacagagagagacacagacagagagagagagagagagagacacagacagagagagagagagagagagacacagacagagagacagagagagacagagagagagagacagagagacagagagacagagagagacagagagagagagagagagagaaacagagagatagagaggaatagATCACGATAACAATAAAATTTACAATACTGTGATCATTAACTCCAAATCTCTTCATGCTCACCAACGATCTTACTGTCGTCCCTCTCCAGGTGTCTCTTCCACATTGCAGACGCCTGCTCGTCAAtcctgagagagagcgagatagggggagacagagtgaaagagagagagagagagacagagacagagagagagacagagacagagacagagacagagacagagacagagagagagagagagagagagagagacagagagacagagagacagagagagacagagagagagagagacagagagagagagagacagagagagagagagacgagagagagagacagagagagacaga
The window above is part of the Oncorhynchus nerka isolate Pitt River unplaced genomic scaffold, Oner_Uvic_2.0 unplaced_scaffold_2079, whole genome shotgun sequence genome. Proteins encoded here:
- the LOC135567418 gene encoding ubiquitin carboxyl-terminal hydrolase 21-like — translated: MCSREEPHLMEAFSQVLLSLWDVNEENHNTEVNPGKFYSIFKEAVPYFSGYSQQDAQEFLRFLLDRLHCEINRRPYVRLTSLEPEPKCTTVRIDEQASAMWKRHLERDDSKIVDLFTGQLRSSLHCSVCSHYSTCFDVFCDLSLPVPKRSAAGGGSLRECLDLFTQEEKLDEENAPMCERCNRRTESTKRLTIQRFPQVIVMHLNRFAMSRYMVCRSTVCVSFPLTSLDLGPYGPVDCGNLCLSLSVSTPLSLCLSLSLSLPLCLSLLSVSPCLSLSLSVSLSLSLP